The Candidatus Schekmanbacteria bacterium genome contains the following window.
CTGAACATTTAGTGAAGACTTTCAATCTCAAAGAAAATCCTTTGGATATAGTAAAAATACTTGAAGCAAGGGAAGAATTAGGAAGCACAGGAATAGGAGATGGCATAGCAATTCCTCATGGAAAGATTTCAAGCATAGACGATGAGCTTTTGGTGGTGGGAAGGTCGAATGAAGGGATTGACTTTAACTCAATGGATGGGAAGCCTGTACATCTCTTTTTTCTCCTTGTAGGTCCTGAAAACTCTGTCGGCTTACACCTTAAAGCTCTTGCCCGCCTTTCTCGTCTTCTAAATGACGAGAAAGTTCGTGATGATTTGATGAAAGCTAAAAACAGGGCTGCAATCTATTCGCTTCTTGTCGAGGCTGATTCTAAATTTAACTGAGTTCGGATGAAAAAAAAAATTAATGTCCGACAGTTTTTTGAAGAGATCAAAAATAGTCTTTCGATCTCACTATTGACTTCAAAAAAGGGATTTGAGAACAAAATTTCCAATTCGCAGGTTCAGAAACCCGGATTAGCCCTTGCTGGTTTCTTGGACAGCGTTAAATCAGAGACTATAAGTATTTTCGGTAATACAGAAATATCTTATCTTTCAACACTTTCCGAAGATGAGGCAAGTAAGGCAGTTGAAAGGCTACTCAAACTGGGACTTCCCTGTATCGTAGTATCAAATGAAAATAAACTTCCTCCACATATGGTTGAGCTTGGTGAGAAATACAGCACTCCAATAATGGTTGCCAAGGAGCAAAGCTCTTATCTGATATCTGTTATTCTCGATTATTTAGCCGGGATGCTTTCAGAAAGTATTACGATGCACGGTGTTTTGGTAGATGTATTTGGTGTAGGAGTATTAATTTTAGGGAAAAGTGGAGTCGGGAAAAGTGAAATAGTCCTCGACCTCGTTGAGAAGGGACATAGATTGGTATCTGACGATGTTGTAGAGATTAAAAAAAATACACCAATGACGCTCATAGGGGCAAGTCCTGAAAGTATTCGCTATCATATGGAAATACGGGGGCTTGGAATAATAAACATTAAAGACCTTTTCGGTGTTACTTCAATTCGGGACAAGAAAAAAGTAGAGCTTGTAATTGAGCTTGAAGAATGGGACCAGAAGAAAGAATATGATAGAGTAGGTCTCGATGAAATTAAAGCAGAGATATTGGGTGTTAAACTTCCTAAGGTGCTAATCCCTGTAGGTCCGGGAAGAAATATGTCTATGATAATTGAGATAGCGGCAAGAAATTATCTGTTGAAAAGAATGGGGTATCATCCTGCGGAAGAACTTAATAGAAAACTTTTAAATAAAATGATAGAGGAAAGCAAAATTAATTAAATTTATACGCTTTTGAGAGGTGGAATCAGGTGGTTGGAGCGATAATAGTTACTCATGGAAATTTGGCTTCTGAATTATTGAAGTCGGCAGAAATGATTCTCGGAAGACAGGAAAATGTTGTTCCAATAGGAATTAAATTGGATGACAGCGAAGAGGTTATTGTTGAAAAAATAACTAAAGCTATGAAAGAAGTTGGGAAAGGAGAGGGGATTCTTGTTTTTACTGATATGTTTGGAGGAACCCCTTCTAATTTGAGCCTGTCATTTATGGAAGACAACAAGGTAGAGGTAATAACCGGCGTCAATCTTCCAATGTTGATTAAATTTTTTTCTGAAAGAGAGAAAAATTCACTCAGTAAGTTGATATCTTTTTGTAAAATTTATGGTAAAAAACATATCATAGTTGCATCAGAGATACTGAATCAAAAAAAAGATGAGAAGGGTGAATAGAGGGGAAATATCGCTGATGGGATTGCTATTTTATAGAATAGATGACCGTTTGATTCATGGTCAAGTCACTGAAGGATGGGCTAAAGTATTAGGAATAGATACAATTGTCGTGGCAAATAACCAAATTGCTGAAGATGAAATGCAGAGAAAAATATTTGAATTTGCAGTTCCGCCGGAAATTAGAGCGCTCTTTTTAAAGATAGATTCAGTTCCTCCAACTGCTTCCCATTTGGAAGAGGAGGACAAACGAGCCATATTTCTTTTTTCTAATATTTCTGATGTATTTGAGCTTGTTGAAAGTGGTTTTATTATTAATGAATTGAATATTGGAGGTTTGCGTTCGGTAGACAGAGATAGGCGCCTCTCAGAGACTGTTTTTTTGAATGATCAGGAAATAGATATGTTGAAAAAACTGATCTTGAAAGGTATTGTCATTAATATTCAGGCAGTTCCGGGCGAAAAGCCAAAAAATGCTGAAAGTCTTTTGAATAAAAAAAATTTTTTTCATTAATCCGATTCCAACTTTAATCCTAATTTAAAATGTTCTTTGAGATAATATTGGCTGTTTTAATAGCGAGTCTAATTGCTTTAGACAGAACTGCAATAGTCCAGGTAATGATTTCGCAACCGATTGTGGCATCTCCTATCATCGGATATCTTTTAGGAGATTTTTTGCTTGGTTTGAAGATTGGAATCGCTGTCCAGTTATTGTGGCTTCCGGCATTACAGATTGGTGCAGCAATTGTGCCTAACTCCTCATTGGCATCTCTACTAATTTGTATTGTTTCGGTTGTAGGTGAAAAACTGCCTCAACTGTCCATTTATAGTGCTGAAGCTGTATGTGGAATTGTTTTTATTTCTGTATTACCGCTGATGTGGATTGAGGAGAAGATTGATACATTTGTACGGAAGAAAAATTATCTTTGGTTTGTTTTTGCCCGCAACAGAATTGCTGAAGGAGACACATCGTCAATAGGAGTTGCAAATTTAGGAGGAACACTCTTCTTTTTCATTAAAAATTTTGTTTTTTTGTGTATATCCGCTTTTTTTCTTACAAATCTTTTTTCTATTGTGATACCTCATTTGCCTAGAAAAATTATGTTTTCATTTGAGATTTTTTTTAAGATACTGCCGTTGGCTGGTATTTCTGCGGTATTGGGAGAGCTTTTAAATAGGAAATATTATTTTTTGTTTGCGACAGGCGTAATTATACAAATGGTGATTGTTATTATTTATTATATCTTGTGAATATGGCAGAGATAGTGAAAATTTCTATTTTTGACTTAATTGGAATAGCTTTGAGGTCTTTTTTCGTTCAAGCCTGCTGGAATTTTAACAAAATGCAGGGACTTGGCTTCTTATTTATGATTAGAGGAACTTTGAGTAAAATTTATAAAGATAAGGAATTGTTTACTAAAAGTCTTTTAAAATATGCTGATTTTTTTAATACTAATCCCTATTTCGCACCTGCTATAGCAGGTGCAGTTATGAAATATGAAGAGGAGTTGGCAATTCAGGGCACATCTTCATTCAATCCTGAAGCAATTAAAGCTTCTCTTATGGGACCATTCGGCGCAATTGGCGACTCCCTCTTTTGGTCAACATTGAGGCCTGTCATATCTGCTGTTGCAATATTTGCCGCACTTGCAAATATATCGTATGCCCCTATAATTTTCCTGGGAGTTTATGGTATAATCAGCATTGTTTTTAGATTTTACGCCACCTTCATTGGGTATAAATATGGCAAAGATATAATTAATAAAATCAGTAGGTTAAATCTATATACTTTAATCAATAGGTTAAAAAATATAATGGCTTTAATCCTTGGCGCTGTCATTCCTCTTTTGGAGATTAATAAAAATTTTATGCTTGTAGGCCATAGTTTTTTCGTAAATATTCTTATTGCTTTTGGAATAGTTAATCTGTGCTTTGTATTATTTTTGAAAAGGCTAACGACAACAGCTGTTATCTTTATTGTGATGTTTGGTTGCATTATGTATGCTTATATATTTCCGCTTTAATGGAGGGTTATTTTGGATAAGAAATCAATTGAGTTAACGATTTCCAACAAAT
Protein-coding sequences here:
- the hprK gene encoding HPr(Ser) kinase/phosphatase; this translates as MKKKINVRQFFEEIKNSLSISLLTSKKGFENKISNSQVQKPGLALAGFLDSVKSETISIFGNTEISYLSTLSEDEASKAVERLLKLGLPCIVVSNENKLPPHMVELGEKYSTPIMVAKEQSSYLISVILDYLAGMLSESITMHGVLVDVFGVGVLILGKSGVGKSEIVLDLVEKGHRLVSDDVVEIKKNTPMTLIGASPESIRYHMEIRGLGIINIKDLFGVTSIRDKKKVELVIELEEWDQKKEYDRVGLDEIKAEILGVKLPKVLIPVGPGRNMSMIIEIAARNYLLKRMGYHPAEELNRKLLNKMIEESKIN
- a CDS encoding PTS sugar transporter subunit IIA, with the translated sequence MKILNMLSEDVVIDNLQSKTKSEVLRELAEHLVKTFNLKENPLDIVKILEAREELGSTGIGDGIAIPHGKISSIDDELLVVGRSNEGIDFNSMDGKPVHLFFLLVGPENSVGLHLKALARLSRLLNDEKVRDDLMKAKNRAAIYSLLVEADSKFN
- a CDS encoding PTS mannose/fructose/sorbose transporter subunit IIB, whose product is MRRVNRGEISLMGLLFYRIDDRLIHGQVTEGWAKVLGIDTIVVANNQIAEDEMQRKIFEFAVPPEIRALFLKIDSVPPTASHLEEEDKRAIFLFSNISDVFELVESGFIINELNIGGLRSVDRDRRLSETVFLNDQEIDMLKKLILKGIVINIQAVPGEKPKNAESLLNKKNFFH
- a CDS encoding PTS sugar transporter subunit IIA, yielding MVGAIIVTHGNLASELLKSAEMILGRQENVVPIGIKLDDSEEVIVEKITKAMKEVGKGEGILVFTDMFGGTPSNLSLSFMEDNKVEVITGVNLPMLIKFFSEREKNSLSKLISFCKIYGKKHIIVASEILNQKKDEKGE